In Streptomyces capitiformicae, one genomic interval encodes:
- a CDS encoding LysR family transcriptional regulator encodes MKLGQVDLNLLVVLDALLREQNVTRAAERLHMTQPATSTALARLRKVLGDPLLVKQGRHMQLTPRAETLIEPVRSVLATIEQTIVRPPGFDPARDSRVFAMTASDYIGVVLIRPLLSALASLAPHLRLDLGPISERYLTALQRDEMDLAVLPDRLVADDDLADCSRMPVIEDRFVGAVWKEHPRAEKRLTAELLAAHPYLAYQPPGGNSLVEEDLDAASVQRRTEATASTFTAMPFMLAETELIAIIPERLGRRVADGADIVLLETDIDLQPLRQSAYWHSRRDADPGHRWLREQLLAVAHAQTAVAPCDVPRRDGRGTGPAIPRIHSVYFRPPRHRH; translated from the coding sequence ATGAAGCTCGGCCAAGTGGACCTCAACCTCCTCGTCGTCCTCGACGCCCTGCTGCGTGAGCAGAACGTGACCCGGGCGGCGGAGAGGCTGCACATGACCCAGCCGGCCACCAGCACCGCTCTTGCCAGGCTCAGGAAGGTGCTGGGTGACCCGCTGCTCGTGAAACAGGGGCGGCACATGCAGCTGACGCCGCGGGCCGAGACGCTCATTGAGCCGGTACGCAGCGTGCTGGCCACGATCGAGCAGACCATCGTGAGGCCGCCTGGCTTTGATCCCGCCCGCGACAGCCGGGTGTTCGCCATGACAGCCAGTGACTACATCGGCGTCGTGCTGATCAGACCGTTGCTGAGTGCCCTTGCCAGCCTGGCACCGCACCTCCGACTCGATCTCGGGCCGATCAGCGAGCGATACCTCACCGCACTGCAGCGGGACGAGATGGACCTGGCCGTCCTGCCCGACCGGCTCGTCGCCGACGACGACCTCGCGGACTGCTCCCGGATGCCCGTGATCGAGGACCGGTTCGTCGGCGCCGTCTGGAAGGAACACCCCCGGGCCGAAAAACGGCTCACCGCTGAGCTCCTCGCGGCTCACCCCTACCTGGCCTACCAGCCGCCCGGGGGCAACAGTCTGGTGGAGGAAGATCTGGACGCAGCCTCGGTGCAGCGCCGGACCGAGGCCACCGCCAGCACCTTCACGGCCATGCCGTTCATGCTCGCGGAGACAGAACTCATCGCGATCATCCCGGAACGCCTCGGGCGCAGGGTCGCGGACGGGGCGGACATCGTCCTGCTTGAGACCGACATCGACCTCCAGCCGCTGCGCCAGTCCGCCTACTGGCACTCCAGGCGCGACGCCGACCCCGGGCACCGCTGGCTGCGCGAACAACTGCTGGCCGTCGCCCATGCACAGACGGCGGTCGCACCCTGTGACGTGCCCAGACGCGACGGCCGCGGCACAGGTCCAGCGATACCTCGTATTCACAGCGTTTATTTCCGCCCGCCCCGGCATCGTCACTAG
- a CDS encoding fumarylacetoacetate hydrolase family protein, with protein sequence MRFARHRTQRGPRLAVLDAEDHLVDLPAHSELPALLAEDGRLADTAATALRTRLRVTPLTTADLMAPLDPPTVRDFSIFPEHTAGIVKTLDPSGGTPPEFWEIPTFYFSHPYATIGPHDDVPVPPGAQRFDYELEAAAVVGAAGSDLSVEEAASHIAGFVVLNDFSARDVQFHEMRMRLGPAKGKDTATALGGFFVTVDVLRERRSGASFDLTMEVRVNGELLGSDRLDTMAWSFEALAAYASRGTWIRPGDLLGSGTCPGGCGRDDELSQAGTHGGPLPVEGERQVLAEMWGRHGDDFHRPLQPGDTVTTSVELLGETRNRVVAGTKPRDLQPWSRP encoded by the coding sequence ATGCGGTTTGCCCGCCACCGGACGCAGCGGGGCCCACGGCTCGCCGTCCTGGATGCCGAGGACCATCTGGTCGATCTACCCGCGCACAGTGAGCTGCCGGCCTTGCTCGCCGAGGACGGTCGCCTGGCTGACACGGCAGCCACCGCCCTGCGGACCAGGCTCCGGGTCACCCCCCTGACCACGGCCGACCTGATGGCCCCGCTGGATCCGCCCACCGTACGGGACTTCTCGATATTCCCCGAACACACCGCCGGCATCGTGAAAACCCTGGATCCGTCCGGGGGCACCCCCCCGGAGTTCTGGGAGATACCGACGTTCTACTTCTCCCACCCGTACGCGACGATCGGTCCGCACGACGACGTGCCTGTACCTCCCGGGGCGCAGCGGTTCGACTACGAGCTGGAGGCGGCGGCCGTCGTCGGAGCGGCCGGCAGTGACCTGAGCGTCGAAGAGGCCGCGTCGCACATCGCCGGTTTCGTGGTGCTGAACGACTTCTCGGCGCGGGACGTGCAGTTCCACGAAATGCGGATGCGGCTCGGTCCGGCCAAGGGCAAGGACACCGCCACGGCGCTCGGCGGCTTCTTCGTCACCGTCGACGTGCTGCGAGAGCGACGCTCGGGAGCGTCGTTCGACCTGACCATGGAGGTTCGCGTCAACGGCGAGCTCCTCGGCAGCGACCGACTGGACACCATGGCCTGGAGCTTCGAAGCCCTCGCCGCCTACGCCTCGCGGGGCACGTGGATCCGCCCGGGAGACCTGCTGGGGTCCGGCACCTGCCCAGGCGGATGCGGCCGAGACGACGAGCTGTCTCAGGCGGGTACGCATGGGGGGCCGCTGCCAGTCGAAGGCGAACGACAGGTCCTGGCGGAGATGTGGGGTCGGCACGGTGATGACTTCCACCGGCCCCTTCAGCCGGGTGACACCGTCACCACCAGCGTCGAGTTGCTCGGTGAAACCCGGAACCGCGTCGTCGCCGGCACCAAGCCCCGCGACCTTCAGCCCTGGAGCCGACCGTGA
- a CDS encoding C-terminal binding protein, translating to MSTFKVLVTDHAWPTLDVETGVLAPVDAELIVAETGESAELIRLAKDADAILTCFAKVSREVLDAAPNCRTVARYGVGVDNIDVGHATRLGMIVSNVPDYCSEEVADHTLLLLLALSRRLLPLARQISGGEWDGSAVPAPTRLRGKVLGLVGLGTIGRALIPRAQALGMDVVALRRRSGGVPDGVRNASSLEELLREADVVSLHCPLTEDTRGLIGAAELAAMKPTAVLLNTARGPLVDTQALVSALGRGGIAGAGLDVTDPEPLPMDHPLRRRDNVVVTPHVAFSSDGSLAELARKAATNAADVLLGRTPATVVNPAVLDSPTLRTALENRS from the coding sequence GTGAGCACGTTCAAGGTGCTCGTCACCGACCATGCCTGGCCGACGCTGGACGTCGAGACTGGCGTACTCGCCCCGGTGGACGCCGAACTGATCGTCGCCGAAACCGGTGAGAGCGCGGAACTGATCCGGCTGGCCAAGGACGCCGACGCGATCCTGACCTGCTTCGCGAAGGTGTCCCGGGAGGTCCTGGACGCCGCGCCGAACTGCCGCACGGTAGCCCGCTACGGCGTGGGCGTGGACAACATCGACGTCGGCCACGCGACACGGCTCGGCATGATCGTCAGCAACGTCCCGGACTACTGCTCCGAGGAAGTCGCGGACCACACCCTGCTGCTGCTCCTGGCCCTGTCCAGGCGTCTTCTCCCCCTGGCACGGCAGATCAGCGGCGGCGAATGGGACGGGAGCGCCGTACCGGCTCCGACGCGGCTGCGGGGCAAGGTTCTCGGCCTGGTCGGCCTGGGCACCATAGGGCGGGCCCTGATCCCCCGCGCGCAGGCACTCGGCATGGACGTGGTGGCCCTGCGGCGGCGGTCAGGCGGGGTCCCCGATGGCGTGCGCAACGCCTCCTCACTGGAGGAGCTGTTGCGTGAGGCTGACGTGGTCTCGCTGCACTGTCCGCTTACCGAGGACACGCGGGGCCTGATCGGTGCCGCCGAACTCGCCGCGATGAAGCCGACGGCCGTCCTGCTGAACACCGCGCGGGGACCGCTGGTGGACACCCAGGCGCTGGTTTCGGCCCTGGGCCGTGGCGGCATCGCCGGTGCCGGCCTCGATGTCACCGATCCCGAACCACTGCCCATGGACCATCCGCTGCGCCGCCGCGACAACGTGGTGGTCACCCCGCACGTCGCCTTCTCGTCCGACGGCTCCCTGGCCGAGCTGGCGAGGAAGGCGGCCACCAACGCGGCCGATGTGCTGCTCGGGCGCACACCCGCGACCGTCGTCAACCCCGCGGTCCTGGACAGTCCCACACTGCGCACGGCCCTGGAGAACCGTTCATGA
- a CDS encoding phosphotransferase family protein, with protein sequence MTVQSTSAEQAMALTEHLVRRGLAAADSALTIRPLTGGVSNDVFAATGPGLDVVVKRALSQLRVAQSWTADTARLDTEGRALRLAGRLTPTSVPQVHDLSDGYLVIERAPHSWHTWRDDLFAGAVSLSVAERLGRVLGTWQRTTAQDPLLVAEFADLTVFRQLRVDPFHQAVRERHRDLAEPIDETVAVMADARTCLVHGDYTPKNVLADPAGGGVWVIDWEVAHVGDPTFDPAWAIGHLLLKTLNEPRYAASYAEAAQIFLRTLLTETHAVVSLDPAQLVRQTACVVLARVDGKSPAAYLDAETRDRARALGRDLLHHPPALVTDAWEYLK encoded by the coding sequence ATGACCGTCCAGAGCACCAGCGCCGAACAAGCGATGGCACTCACCGAACACCTCGTGCGTCGCGGTCTCGCCGCTGCGGACTCCGCCCTGACCATCCGGCCGCTGACGGGCGGCGTCTCCAACGACGTCTTCGCCGCCACCGGTCCTGGCCTCGATGTCGTGGTCAAACGTGCCCTGAGTCAGCTGCGCGTGGCCCAGTCGTGGACCGCCGACACGGCGCGTCTGGACACCGAGGGCCGCGCACTGCGCCTGGCCGGTCGTCTCACCCCGACGTCGGTGCCGCAGGTGCACGATCTGAGCGACGGGTATCTGGTGATCGAGCGTGCGCCCCACAGCTGGCACACCTGGCGGGACGACCTCTTCGCCGGCGCCGTAAGCCTGTCAGTCGCCGAACGACTGGGCCGTGTGCTCGGCACCTGGCAGCGTACGACCGCCCAGGATCCGCTCTTGGTAGCCGAATTCGCGGACCTGACGGTGTTCAGGCAACTGCGCGTAGATCCCTTCCATCAAGCCGTCCGCGAGCGTCATCGAGACCTGGCCGAGCCGATCGACGAGACCGTCGCCGTCATGGCTGACGCGCGAACTTGCCTGGTGCATGGCGACTACACGCCCAAGAACGTGCTCGCTGACCCCGCCGGGGGCGGCGTGTGGGTGATCGACTGGGAGGTCGCACACGTCGGTGACCCGACCTTCGACCCCGCCTGGGCCATCGGCCACCTGCTGCTCAAGACGCTCAACGAGCCTCGTTACGCAGCGTCGTACGCCGAGGCGGCACAGATCTTCCTCCGCACCCTGCTCACCGAGACTCACGCGGTGGTCTCCCTCGACCCCGCCCAGCTCGTTCGGCAGACCGCCTGTGTCGTTCTCGCTCGGGTCGACGGCAAGAGTCCCGCCGCTTACCTCGACGCGGAGACGCGTGACCGCGCCCGCGCACTTGGCCGCGACCTCCTGCACCACCCGCCTGCACTCGTCACCGATGCCTGGGAGTACCTGAAGTGA
- the eno gene encoding phosphopyruvate hydratase — MNDTLITCLFAWEALDSRGKPTVGCEVALAGGGRGTTTVPSGASTGRHEARELRDGDARYGGNGVSRAVANVTGEIADAVRGLDATDQRQLDTTLRTLDGTADLGRLGSNAVLAVSVAAARAAADARRVSLYEAIAEPGTTPLLPLPMINIISGGAHAGRALDVQDFLAVPLGATAFAQAISWASRVRAGTADILAERGLPVALVADEGGLGPVLPSNRTALDMLVQGIERAGLRPGDDVGIAIDIAATQFQQEDGSYRLAAEDRELTSAALVEELADWCAGYPIVSLEDALAEDDWDGWSLASRRLAGRQLLGDDLFVTDLDRLGRGINQGVANAVLVKPNQTGTLDAARTVVRSAHAAGYGTVLSARSGETEDDWLADLAVGWRTGQIKVGSTTRSERTAKWNRLLRIEAELGSRAEYAGAQALAFAKHS, encoded by the coding sequence GTGAACGACACCCTCATCACCTGCTTGTTCGCCTGGGAGGCACTCGACTCCCGCGGCAAGCCCACTGTCGGATGCGAAGTCGCCCTGGCGGGCGGCGGCCGAGGCACAACGACGGTGCCCTCGGGTGCCTCCACCGGCCGGCATGAGGCCAGGGAACTCCGTGACGGCGACGCCCGCTACGGCGGCAACGGCGTCAGCCGCGCCGTGGCGAACGTGACCGGCGAGATCGCCGACGCCGTACGCGGTCTGGACGCCACCGACCAACGGCAACTCGACACCACCCTGCGCACCCTGGACGGAACCGCCGACCTCGGGCGTCTGGGCTCCAACGCGGTTCTGGCCGTGTCCGTGGCGGCGGCACGTGCAGCCGCCGATGCCCGGCGCGTCTCGCTGTACGAGGCCATCGCCGAACCCGGCACCACTCCCCTGCTCCCGCTGCCGATGATCAACATCATTTCGGGTGGCGCGCATGCGGGGCGTGCTCTCGACGTGCAAGATTTCCTCGCCGTGCCCCTGGGAGCGACTGCCTTCGCGCAGGCCATCTCCTGGGCTTCCCGCGTGCGAGCCGGCACTGCGGACATCCTGGCCGAACGGGGCCTTCCCGTTGCCCTCGTCGCCGACGAGGGGGGCCTGGGTCCCGTCCTGCCCAGCAACCGTACGGCGCTGGACATGCTTGTCCAGGGCATCGAACGGGCTGGACTACGTCCCGGCGACGACGTCGGCATCGCCATCGACATCGCGGCCACCCAGTTCCAGCAAGAGGACGGCTCCTACCGGCTCGCCGCGGAGGATCGCGAGCTGACCTCGGCCGCGCTGGTGGAAGAGCTGGCCGACTGGTGTGCCGGTTACCCGATCGTCTCCTTGGAGGACGCCCTGGCCGAGGACGACTGGGACGGGTGGTCACTGGCGAGCAGGCGGCTCGCGGGACGGCAACTGCTGGGGGACGACCTCTTCGTCACCGACCTGGACCGACTCGGCCGCGGCATCAACCAGGGGGTCGCGAACGCCGTGCTGGTCAAGCCGAACCAGACCGGCACGCTGGACGCCGCCCGCACCGTCGTCCGCAGCGCACACGCCGCCGGTTATGGGACCGTGCTGTCCGCCCGGTCCGGTGAGACCGAGGACGACTGGCTCGCGGACCTGGCCGTCGGCTGGCGAACCGGCCAGATCAAGGTCGGCTCGACCACCCGCTCCGAGCGCACCGCCAAGTGGAACCGTCTGCTGCGCATCGAGGCCGAGTTGGGCTCCCGCGCTGAATACGCCGGAGCGCAGGCTCTCGCTTTCGCCAAGCACTCATGA
- a CDS encoding DoxX family protein has product MPHARFTLPIELGLPELRSSGSAASLVARLAAGTIILGHGLEKLADPQGFQGLLRNYLGIAAPEVLGWLVVVGEPLAGLALVVGLLSRAVAVVMTFHIGLAIAMVARTTGFLTPHDGREALGAGYEFHILLVALLFVVLSTGPGPLSLDRLLGLEPHPGQTGRLTPTQVAAAYALACAVVCTVLAVVVNGSLIGMPSGEGRNTLHHAFTGLVAGLLAGFAALFVHQKRTARTAPDTARTSPLPAAVKAALTGGVAGAVMSALINHLLIGMPAAPDQNTANHAITALISGFLSAFVGLLFHQRSSAHATGTTEREAGPSSRAVTGKNTAP; this is encoded by the coding sequence GTGCCGCACGCCCGTTTCACCCTCCCCATCGAGCTGGGCCTGCCCGAGCTACGCTCGTCGGGCTCCGCAGCCTCCCTCGTCGCCCGCCTGGCCGCCGGAACGATCATCCTTGGCCACGGCCTGGAAAAGCTCGCAGATCCCCAGGGATTCCAGGGACTGCTGCGGAACTACCTGGGCATCGCCGCTCCCGAGGTACTGGGCTGGCTGGTCGTCGTGGGTGAACCGCTCGCCGGCCTGGCCCTCGTCGTGGGCCTGCTCTCGCGCGCCGTGGCTGTGGTGATGACCTTCCACATCGGGCTGGCCATAGCCATGGTCGCGCGCACCACCGGCTTCCTGACCCCGCACGACGGGCGCGAGGCCCTGGGCGCCGGTTACGAGTTCCACATCCTGCTCGTCGCCCTGCTCTTCGTGGTGCTGTCGACCGGCCCCGGCCCGCTGTCTCTCGACCGCCTCCTCGGCCTGGAGCCCCACCCCGGGCAGACGGGCCGGCTCACCCCCACACAGGTGGCCGCCGCCTACGCTCTGGCCTGCGCGGTGGTGTGCACTGTCCTGGCCGTGGTGGTGAACGGGTCCCTCATCGGGATGCCGTCGGGGGAGGGCCGCAACACCCTCCACCACGCTTTCACCGGACTGGTCGCTGGACTGCTGGCCGGCTTCGCCGCCCTGTTCGTCCACCAGAAGCGCACCGCTCGTACAGCGCCGGACACCGCACGGACGAGCCCGCTGCCCGCCGCGGTGAAGGCTGCACTCACCGGCGGCGTCGCAGGAGCCGTCATGAGCGCCCTGATCAACCACCTGCTCATCGGAATGCCCGCAGCCCCCGACCAGAACACCGCCAACCACGCCATCACCGCCCTGATCAGTGGCTTCCTCTCCGCCTTCGTGGGGCTCCTGTTCCACCAGCGATCCTCAGCGCACGCCACCGGCACCACCGAGCGCGAAGCCGGACCCTCTTCCCGCGCCGTGACGGGGAAGAACACCGCACCCTAG
- a CDS encoding LysR family transcriptional regulator, giving the protein MTRNMDFNLLRALQALLEERSVTRAAERLGLSQPAVSGALSKLRRHYDDELLTRVGNSYQLTALAQQLLEYAAGAAAMADRVFSLQADFDPATSERAFTVAVSDYTATVLGQSLSRLLNERAPRAQLHLQQLAPDVMDRAPESLRSLDAVVLPHSLLTDVPYQDLLRDEWVCVTAQDNTAVGEELTVEDLNELPWVFSFRRRTALTTAMRELRIHGVEPRPQIVIESYAALPSFLIGTNRIALIQRRLTANTTLRVLPCPVQLAPLLLALWWHPSHTADAGHQWLRQLFADAEAVAGHPA; this is encoded by the coding sequence GTGACCCGGAACATGGACTTCAACCTGCTCAGGGCCCTACAAGCCCTGCTGGAGGAGCGCAGTGTGACGCGCGCTGCCGAGCGGCTCGGCCTCAGCCAGCCAGCCGTCAGCGGAGCCCTGAGCAAACTGCGCCGCCACTACGACGACGAGCTGCTCACCCGGGTCGGCAACAGCTACCAGCTCACCGCCCTGGCCCAGCAGTTGCTGGAGTACGCGGCGGGTGCGGCGGCGATGGCGGACCGGGTCTTCTCCCTCCAGGCGGACTTCGACCCGGCCACCTCCGAGCGAGCATTCACCGTGGCCGTCTCCGACTACACCGCCACCGTACTGGGCCAGTCCCTCTCCCGGCTGCTGAACGAACGTGCCCCGAGAGCACAGCTGCACCTGCAGCAGCTGGCCCCGGACGTCATGGACCGGGCACCGGAGTCGTTGCGCTCCCTGGACGCCGTTGTGCTGCCGCACAGCCTGCTGACCGACGTGCCCTACCAGGACCTTCTGCGCGATGAGTGGGTCTGTGTCACCGCCCAGGACAACACGGCCGTGGGTGAGGAACTGACGGTGGAAGATCTCAACGAGCTGCCGTGGGTGTTCTCGTTCCGCCGTCGCACCGCCCTGACCACCGCCATGCGGGAACTGCGCATCCACGGCGTCGAACCGCGACCCCAGATCGTCATCGAGAGCTATGCCGCACTGCCCTCGTTCCTGATCGGCACCAACCGGATCGCGCTCATCCAACGCCGCCTCACCGCGAACACCACCCTGCGAGTCCTGCCGTGCCCCGTTCAGCTGGCCCCCCTGCTGCTGGCCCTGTGGTGGCACCCCTCGCACACCGCCGACGCGGGGCACCAATGGCTGCGCCAGCTCTTCGCCGACGCGGAGGCCGTCGCCGGCCACCCGGCATGA
- a CDS encoding DODA-type extradiol aromatic ring-opening family dioxygenase yields MDAFALLRERLAAARPDVIVMVAGDHLNQWFMDNMPQFLIGKAQRATGPFPHERDAFGLEDYDVEIEGALARHLLNKGVEGHFDLSYSNEFTIDHGFVVPLSLLRPEQDTPVIPLFTNVMVPPIPPGRRFHELGLAVRELIETFDADTRVAVVTSGHMTNSIGSPTMLSFAQQPLTDWDKSTWHRLHHGDIDELVAESTFEHLYSFGNGTPGFLDYIFALGMVGERRPDWSELTYGPTQLPTGFLEWNEQTLNGGAR; encoded by the coding sequence CTGGACGCCTTCGCCCTGCTGCGCGAACGCCTGGCCGCCGCGCGCCCGGACGTCATCGTCATGGTCGCGGGCGACCACCTGAACCAGTGGTTCATGGACAACATGCCGCAGTTCCTGATCGGCAAGGCACAGCGCGCCACCGGGCCCTTCCCTCACGAACGGGATGCCTTCGGCCTGGAGGACTACGACGTCGAGATCGAGGGCGCCCTGGCCAGGCATCTGCTGAACAAGGGCGTCGAGGGCCATTTCGACCTGTCCTACTCCAACGAGTTCACCATCGACCACGGCTTCGTGGTGCCCTTGTCGCTGCTTCGCCCCGAACAGGACACCCCCGTCATCCCCCTGTTCACCAATGTCATGGTCCCGCCCATCCCGCCCGGCCGACGCTTCCACGAACTCGGCCTGGCTGTACGGGAGTTGATCGAGACCTTCGACGCGGACACCCGGGTCGCAGTGGTCACCAGCGGCCACATGACCAACAGCATCGGCAGCCCCACCATGCTCAGCTTCGCCCAGCAGCCTCTGACCGACTGGGACAAGAGCACCTGGCACCGGCTGCACCACGGGGACATCGACGAACTCGTCGCCGAGTCCACGTTCGAGCACCTCTACAGCTTCGGCAACGGCACGCCCGGCTTCCTCGACTACATCTTCGCCCTCGGCATGGTCGGTGAACGCCGCCCCGACTGGTCGGAGCTGACCTACGGCCCCACCCAGCTGCCGACCGGATTCCTGGAGTGGAACGAGCAGACCCTCAACGGAGGCGCCCGGTGA
- a CDS encoding fumarylacetoacetate hydrolase family protein: MVQTPADINPATGLREDTFGIATLAQDTRVFPALVLPDARVIDVSAHFTDTHAIFDDWERNFDRLFSLSDTADPQLHLDGLRILPPLAHPNLLCAGANNRTHSAQMLTKNEFNQHNRLDGESDEDFFQRNYTFMEKRAEEGVPFLWAGLHSSLTGADDPVLLPPLGNQPDWELEIAGVIGRTARYATVEEAKSLIAGYTMVNDLGTVDLFRRTDIPWGYDWIAKHQPTFKPAGPFVVPAAFVHIDDTVRITLSVNGEVMQDWPVSDWIFDMATLVAYASERVRLLPGDLLLAGSPPGNGMHHGGLFLKDGDVINSSITYLGRQRNTCVTEDIGDRTPAIGHWPAP; this comes from the coding sequence ATGGTTCAGACTCCCGCCGACATCAACCCCGCCACGGGACTACGCGAGGACACGTTCGGAATCGCCACCCTCGCCCAGGACACCCGTGTCTTCCCCGCCCTGGTCCTGCCGGACGCCCGCGTCATCGACGTGTCGGCCCACTTCACCGACACCCACGCGATCTTCGACGACTGGGAGCGCAACTTCGACCGGCTGTTCTCTCTCAGCGACACCGCCGACCCTCAGCTCCACCTGGACGGCCTGCGGATCCTGCCGCCCCTGGCGCACCCCAACCTGCTGTGCGCGGGCGCCAACAACAGGACCCACTCCGCCCAGATGCTGACGAAGAACGAGTTCAACCAGCACAACCGGCTGGACGGTGAAAGCGACGAGGACTTCTTCCAACGCAACTACACCTTCATGGAGAAGCGGGCCGAGGAGGGCGTCCCCTTCCTGTGGGCCGGCCTGCACTCCTCCCTCACCGGTGCCGACGACCCCGTCCTGCTGCCCCCGCTCGGCAACCAGCCCGACTGGGAACTGGAGATCGCCGGCGTCATCGGCAGGACCGCGCGCTACGCCACCGTCGAGGAGGCCAAGAGTCTGATCGCCGGGTACACCATGGTCAACGACCTCGGCACCGTCGACCTCTTCCGCCGCACCGACATCCCCTGGGGCTACGACTGGATCGCCAAGCACCAGCCCACCTTCAAGCCCGCCGGCCCCTTCGTCGTACCCGCCGCCTTCGTGCACATCGACGACACCGTGCGCATCACCCTGAGCGTCAACGGTGAAGTGATGCAGGACTGGCCCGTCAGCGACTGGATCTTCGACATGGCCACCCTCGTCGCCTACGCCTCCGAACGCGTCCGGCTGCTCCCCGGAGACCTCCTCCTGGCCGGCTCCCCGCCCGGCAACGGCATGCACCACGGCGGCCTCTTCCTCAAGGACGGCGACGTCATCAACAGCTCCATCACCTACCTCGGACGCCAGCGCAACACCTGCGTCACCGAAGACATCGGCGACCGCACCCCGGCAATCGGCCACTGGCCCGCGCCGTAA
- a CDS encoding DUF6192 family protein: MAHPPRDEATGRRRWTPDAAKRRVGHQVAKPVSTQEKVNAIHTLARDEEVAGWARCCVRTAAVAA, translated from the coding sequence CTGGCGCACCCACCACGGGACGAGGCAACCGGCCGCCGTCGGTGGACTCCGGATGCGGCCAAGCGACGGGTCGGGCATCAAGTGGCCAAGCCGGTGTCCACCCAGGAGAAGGTCAACGCCATCCACACCCTGGCCCGTGATGAGGAGGTGGCGGGTTGGGCCCGCTGTTGCGTCCGCACCGCCGCCGTCGCGGCCTGA
- a CDS encoding MmyB family transcriptional regulator translates to MADLRATLARRPDDARLAGLVRRLRARREEFSALWDTHDVAVRRADVKRFLHPVVGPLELDCEVLMIPERDRRLVVHTARPGSESYERLALLRVVGVQDLTRG, encoded by the coding sequence GTGGCGGATCTGCGTGCCACGCTCGCCCGCCGCCCGGACGACGCGCGGCTGGCGGGGCTCGTACGCCGGCTCCGCGCCCGGAGAGAGGAGTTCTCGGCGCTGTGGGACACCCACGACGTCGCCGTACGCCGCGCCGACGTCAAGCGCTTCCTGCATCCGGTCGTCGGCCCGCTGGAGCTGGACTGCGAGGTACTGATGATCCCGGAGCGCGACCGGCGGCTGGTCGTCCACACCGCCCGCCCGGGCAGCGAGTCCTACGAGCGGCTGGCGCTGCTGCGCGTGGTCGGCGTCCAGGACCTGACCCGTGGCTGA
- a CDS encoding MmyB family transcriptional regulator translates to MAKALYGDASGRPEEEHNVVWRYFTDPSAREAVPGRGP, encoded by the coding sequence ATGGCCAAGGCGCTGTACGGTGACGCGTCCGGCCGCCCCGAGGAGGAACACAACGTCGTCTGGCGCTACTTCACGGACCCCTCCGCGCGGGAAGCTGTTCCCGGCCGAGGACCGTGA
- a CDS encoding TetR/AcrR family transcriptional regulator, with protein MAHVSAAERRPQLIKAAIDLMTREGVAAGSTRAIAAELGVAQATVHYTFGTKEDLYRAVMEQLTHDLIAQVERAAPADAGFEETVATLAAALWQTVREQPTAHQLLTELSMFALRTPRLQEALEGHYGEVTAVTAKLVTEAAERTGHQLAQPAETLARFFLAGFDGLSAQHLSLPDEEAELTCLQALVSAVVALAGGRMELVPLPKS; from the coding sequence ATGGCTCACGTATCCGCGGCAGAGCGCCGTCCTCAGCTGATCAAGGCCGCCATCGACCTCATGACGAGGGAGGGCGTGGCCGCCGGAAGCACCCGCGCCATCGCGGCCGAGCTGGGCGTGGCCCAGGCAACGGTGCACTACACCTTCGGCACCAAGGAAGATCTGTACCGGGCCGTCATGGAGCAGCTCACCCATGATCTGATCGCACAGGTCGAACGGGCGGCGCCCGCGGACGCCGGCTTCGAGGAGACGGTCGCGACACTCGCCGCCGCCCTGTGGCAGACCGTGCGCGAGCAGCCCACCGCCCACCAGCTGCTCACCGAACTGTCCATGTTCGCGCTCCGGACACCACGGCTGCAGGAGGCCCTCGAGGGCCACTACGGCGAGGTGACGGCCGTGACGGCGAAGCTGGTGACCGAGGCGGCCGAGCGCACCGGTCACCAGCTCGCCCAGCCGGCGGAGACCCTCGCCCGGTTCTTCCTGGCCGGCTTCGACGGCCTCTCGGCGCAGCATCTCTCACTGCCCGACGAGGAAGCCGAGCTCACCTGTCTGCAGGCCCTGGTCTCCGCCGTCGTCGCTCTCGCCGGAGGCCGAATGGAACTCGTGCCCCTGCCGAAGAGCTGA